A region of Caldicoprobacter guelmensis DNA encodes the following proteins:
- a CDS encoding ROK family protein produces MALMDLRYNIVFKHEEYALIFKDASEIISYSYEKFKYYVGKLGVITDNIIGVGAAISGIFDTEKETVVSCAVPMFENQPLKRMISELYGMPAYVDNESNLSVIAVSAQEGLDKNIVYVYIGEGTGLGVIVDGVLLRGHRGYGAEIGHIPIGRLRKVCESCGSYNCVETDLSIKGFLYKYYGRDGLKDISAGWNKFVSSVLSEEKKALEVINENGTILGELVSILVNMFDPSVVYIGGVITPIFDKLLPFVQAEVEKRLVVRGSEVPPIKCDYESDYSMFKGSCEILVEKWNPI; encoded by the coding sequence ATGGCATTGATGGATTTAAGGTATAACATCGTATTCAAACATGAGGAATATGCACTGATATTTAAAGATGCATCTGAAATTATCAGCTACAGCTACGAAAAGTTTAAATATTACGTTGGAAAACTAGGAGTTATAACAGACAATATAATAGGAGTAGGTGCTGCTATTTCAGGTATTTTTGATACCGAAAAGGAGACTGTGGTTAGTTGTGCAGTACCTATGTTTGAAAATCAACCATTAAAGCGGATGATAAGCGAATTATATGGAATGCCTGCTTATGTTGATAACGAATCTAACTTGAGCGTTATAGCCGTAAGTGCTCAAGAAGGTTTGGATAAAAACATAGTATATGTTTATATTGGAGAAGGAACAGGTCTTGGCGTTATCGTTGATGGCGTATTGTTAAGAGGACACAGGGGTTATGGTGCTGAAATAGGACATATACCTATTGGAAGATTACGTAAGGTATGTGAGTCCTGTGGAAGCTATAATTGTGTAGAAACTGACCTCAGTATCAAAGGTTTCCTATATAAATACTATGGCCGTGATGGGCTGAAAGATATTTCTGCAGGTTGGAATAAATTTGTGAGCAGTGTTTTAAGCGAAGAAAAGAAAGCCTTGGAAGTGATAAATGAAAATGGAACTATATTGGGTGAGTTGGTGTCTATCCTTGTTAACATGTTTGATCCAAGTGTAGTATATATAGGTGGGGTAATAACTCCTATATTTGATAAGCTTTTGCCTTTTGTTCAGGCAGAAGTGGAGAAAAGGTTAGTTGTAAGAGGAAGTGAGGTGCCGCCAATAAAATGTGATTACGAAAGTGACTATAGTATGTTTAAAGGTAGCTGTGAAATTTTAGTAGAAAAGTGGAACCCCATATAA
- a CDS encoding uroporphyrinogen decarboxylase family protein: MDYREHNEKAKAVWNAYYKGEPFKVPVYIYADARNWIFERELNKEGITLWDYVNSPDVMFETQVKAQEWIRLNIMSDSPMGYPEEEGWSVRVDFENFTELAWLGGKVEPGIEPHVRPFLSDDDKRKIFDKGIPSAFDGFGEEVLRYYEYFLEKAKTFVYKNIPVKNVSMPYNFYGTDGIFTTACGIRGMTNLINDIYEDPDYVEALLDFVTEAIISRMKEVRRYLGEEIKSESFGYADDAIVLLSPSLFKQLVLPKIKRIYDEFTIEGGRRSIHLCGDAQRFFPILQKECDIVMFDTGYPIDFEHLYDELHPDTEIWGGPSVVLLKNGNPEDIKNEVRRILQTVMPRTKKFVLRDANALIPGTPLENVNAIYEACEEWGYY; encoded by the coding sequence ATGGATTATAGGGAGCACAATGAGAAAGCCAAAGCTGTGTGGAATGCCTATTATAAAGGAGAGCCATTTAAAGTGCCAGTGTATATCTATGCTGATGCACGAAATTGGATCTTTGAAAGAGAATTAAACAAGGAAGGCATAACTTTGTGGGATTATGTGAATTCGCCGGATGTCATGTTTGAGACTCAAGTGAAGGCTCAAGAATGGATTAGGCTTAACATCATGTCTGATAGCCCAATGGGATATCCAGAGGAGGAAGGCTGGTCTGTCAGGGTGGATTTTGAAAATTTTACTGAATTGGCTTGGCTGGGGGGTAAAGTAGAGCCTGGTATTGAGCCTCACGTGCGGCCTTTTTTGAGTGATGATGATAAACGGAAAATATTTGATAAGGGTATACCTTCGGCTTTTGATGGCTTTGGGGAAGAGGTGTTAAGGTATTATGAATACTTCCTTGAAAAGGCTAAAACCTTTGTATATAAGAATATACCTGTAAAGAACGTTTCTATGCCATATAATTTTTATGGAACAGATGGGATATTTACAACTGCATGTGGGATAAGAGGCATGACTAATTTGATAAATGATATCTACGAGGATCCAGATTATGTAGAGGCTCTTTTAGACTTTGTGACAGAGGCTATTATCAGTAGGATGAAGGAAGTAAGGAGGTATCTTGGGGAAGAAATAAAAAGTGAGAGTTTTGGCTATGCTGATGATGCTATTGTTTTGCTTTCTCCTTCCTTATTTAAGCAACTTGTATTACCAAAAATAAAACGAATATATGATGAATTTACAATAGAAGGTGGCAGGCGTTCCATTCATTTGTGTGGCGATGCCCAGCGTTTCTTCCCAATACTGCAAAAGGAATGCGACATAGTGATGTTTGATACCGGCTATCCGATAGATTTTGAACATTTGTACGATGAACTACACCCCGATACCGAAATATGGGGAGGTCCCAGCGTAGTATTGCTGAAAAACGGCAATCCTGAGGACATTAAAAATGAGGTAAGGAGAATACTTCAAACAGTGATGCCAAGGACAAAGAAGTTTGTTTTAAGAGATGCTAACGCTTTGATTCCAGGTACTCCACTTGAAAATGTAAATGCTATTTATGAAGCGTGTGAGGAATGGGGTTATTATTGA
- a CDS encoding trimethylamine methyltransferase family protein, translating into MGRIRCEVTILKPEEIELIHNRTLRILENVGLRVPNEECLDLCEKAGAIVDRQSSVVRIPSKVMESLLDMIRKKYADEDNVEIPSKLAGSISTQVFVIDYKTKTRRYGLLDDVMKGIALVEHLRNIPFCDAVTIPSDVHHAITDVVSYQKIYEYSTKPGGTYILSPESARYIIEMAKVMGRKVGYLLETVSPLQFRKESLEMALIFVKEGQPLAIAPMVMGGATGPVTLAGTVTLMNAEVLGSMFMVYALSREIPGFYGHGTHSMDLRTMICSFGSPNQALLGIASAQLAKFYGIKAGSNSGLTDALVPDFQAGFEKALSAIMSCMGGTIGIGAQGIAGADQGFSFEQLVIDNEWIDAYNYVIDGFEVNDDTIAADLIERVGIGGNFLGEEHTLQYMRKSYWFSKLFNRNNWDGWVKEGSKSLLDKAHEFVEEVTAGYKERLPVIEASKYEEIEYIVERAKKELCK; encoded by the coding sequence ATGGGAAGAATTAGGTGTGAAGTAACAATATTGAAACCGGAGGAAATAGAGCTCATTCACAATAGGACACTTAGAATATTAGAGAATGTGGGTCTTAGAGTACCCAATGAGGAGTGTCTTGACCTGTGTGAAAAAGCGGGGGCAATAGTGGATAGGCAATCAAGTGTTGTACGCATTCCCTCAAAAGTAATGGAATCTTTGCTGGATATGATTAGAAAAAAATACGCTGACGAAGATAATGTGGAAATACCTTCCAAGTTAGCCGGTTCTATTTCAACACAGGTGTTTGTTATAGATTATAAAACTAAAACTAGAAGATATGGACTGCTTGATGACGTGATGAAAGGCATTGCTTTGGTTGAACATTTGAGAAATATACCCTTCTGTGACGCTGTCACCATTCCGTCGGATGTACACCACGCCATTACAGACGTAGTTTCTTATCAGAAGATTTATGAATATTCGACCAAGCCCGGTGGTACTTATATCCTGTCTCCCGAGTCGGCTAGATACATTATTGAAATGGCAAAAGTTATGGGTAGAAAGGTGGGTTATCTATTAGAAACTGTAAGTCCGCTTCAATTTAGAAAAGAGAGTTTAGAGATGGCTCTCATATTTGTCAAAGAAGGGCAGCCCTTAGCTATTGCTCCGATGGTCATGGGAGGGGCAACTGGTCCTGTGACTCTGGCAGGGACTGTTACCTTGATGAATGCCGAAGTGCTTGGCAGCATGTTTATGGTGTATGCTCTAAGTAGAGAAATACCCGGCTTTTATGGACATGGTACACATTCAATGGACTTGAGAACCATGATATGCTCGTTTGGTTCACCTAACCAGGCATTGTTAGGCATTGCAAGCGCTCAGCTGGCTAAGTTTTATGGTATAAAGGCTGGCAGTAATTCAGGACTGACAGATGCTTTAGTGCCTGATTTTCAGGCAGGTTTTGAAAAGGCATTGAGCGCAATAATGAGCTGTATGGGGGGTACAATAGGGATAGGAGCGCAGGGCATTGCGGGTGCAGATCAGGGGTTCAGCTTTGAGCAGTTGGTTATAGACAATGAGTGGATTGATGCGTATAACTATGTTATCGATGGATTTGAAGTAAACGATGATACCATAGCTGCTGACCTCATAGAGAGAGTTGGAATTGGAGGCAATTTCTTGGGCGAAGAGCATACGTTGCAATACATGAGAAAGAGTTATTGGTTTTCTAAGCTCTTTAATAGGAATAACTGGGACGGTTGGGTAAAGGAAGGTTCCAAGTCGTTGTTAGATAAAGCTCATGAGTTTGTTGAAGAGGTTACGGCTGGATACAAAGAGCGTTTGCCTGTAATTGAAGCTTCAAAGTATGAGGAAATTGAATATATAGTAGAGCGTGCAAAAAAAGAACTATGTAAGTAG